Genomic segment of Candidatus Deferrimicrobiaceae bacterium:
CGTGCAAATGTATTTCTTCGAACAGTCGTGGTCCGAGAACAGGCGAATAGATGTCCCGAAGATCATCCCAACGTTGCCCTAGGACATAGATTCCAATTCGGCGGACTATCCCAGCTTCGTCACGCAACAGCGCCTCGATGAAAGGTTTGGCGGCGGCGCCATCCGTCGCCACCCAACTCAAGAGCACGTCACGAAGTCCTTCGACAAACCGATTGAACGGCGTTTTCTCCCTGTAATTCTGGTCGTGTTCTTCGACGGCCTGGCGGAAAGGCTCGCGAGATACACCCCAATTTTCCCGTTCGAGAACCTCCCGGATCCGTTCGAGGAGAATCTCTGAGGAAACCTTGCCCACTTTACTTCCCAAGGTGTTTGAGTGATGTGCGATCAGCACCTTGAGCCAATAATCCTCCACCACCGTCTCCGGTATTTTTTCTCCTTCGGCGGGTCCTCGTGCATCGACCCGGCGTACGGCGGTCACGTGACGAAGGATTTCAACCGCCTTAACCAATTCGTCAAGCGAGTCGCTAGCCAGGAAACGATGGAGTGCTCCTTCGTCCAGTGCATGCCCGACCATCCCTCGCTCGAATCTGCCTTCCAGCCAACCGGGGATCAGACTCAGGTCGTCCATGGAAACCGCGGCATTTGGTACCAGACCGATGATTTCGGCGAATATGCGAGATGTGTGGTAGTTGTCTCGGATACCGCCATCCGGTTCGCGAGCCCGACTGACGGCCCGGACGACAGTCATGACCTTTTGTGCAAGTTCCAGATCCTTTGTCTCGTCGGAAATTTTCGCAACGGCTTTTAGATAGTCCAACGCCCCCCAAAAAGACACTCGGAAAAACCCGGCCTCATCCGCGGGCACAGGAGCTGGATTGCAAGTCGGGTCGAACAGTCCCGCGCCTTCGAGTGCGTCGAAATATGCTTCGAAACCGGGACGCGCGAGGAGCATTTCGAAACCGCGTCGCGCGTGCTCTTCGCTCTTCTTCATGAGCGTGATGAAAGACTCCTGGTTGGCCGACAACTTATCCATCCAGCAAATTCTCCATCTCTTTAAAATCTTGGAGAACCATGGGGTCGGATGCGGGAACAAGACGCGCGAACGCTTCCAGCACTTCCAATAGTTGGCGCCAATCCCTGTGGTCTCGCAGATACGGAAGGAGTTCGATCCCGCACGCTTCAAGGTAGTAACGCTTCAAGCTCCGCATAAGTTCTTGTTCGTGCGAGAAGAACCCCTGAAGCATGAAGTGCTTGGCTTCCGGCGGGCCAGTCCCGGACAACCGTCGAGCCTTCAGGATCACGTACTCCAGGATTTCAAGTTCCTCCAATCCATACCCGACGAACAGGACGGTCTTCTTCTCGAACAGGTATTCCAGAAAGGTCAGGACCCGGTTTTCCGTACCGGTGTCGCCCGAAAGGCGATCGTTCGCATAATGTCGCACATAGTCCTGAGTAGTCATCACCATGTCATCGGGGGCGAGCAACGACCCATGCAGATGAATCACGGTCCCGGGTTGGTTCAGGCGGGCCGGAATCAGATCATTTACATTGTGGATTACCTTTCTCTCCCGGTTAACCAAAGGCGCTGCAGGATTAGGAACAGCCCCAAGCGTTAATCCGGGACCGGCAATTTCTTCGTCGAGCCATTCGTCGTAATTCGTTGTGACGAATATTTTCCCTAAGCGCGAAAGACTGCCGTAGAGTTTTTCGCCGTCGTCACTCACACGTCCCTTCGGATGGAGCAACTTCCGAAAATCAATGGGAAGTTTGTGCTCCTTCTGAAGCGCCATCGCCAGTGACAGTTTGACGCGCGGATTGAGATGTTTAATCTGGTCGAGTTGCGAATAGGTGAACATCCCATGGGCGACAAAGTGGCTTAACGCGCCATCCGCAAATTCAGCCCACCCTGGACATCCCGCAAGAATAGATGCCCCTGCCCCCACGAAGGGAATCAACGTCCCGCGTTGCGCAGCCTCTCTGAGACCGGCAGGAACATCAGTAGGTTTCTTCGGTATTCCGTCGCTCAAAGTTTCATCGTTCGATCATGATCTCGTTGTTCCATGGTAGCTTACTGCTTTGTTGGGTGATCCAATTCGAAATTATATAATTTTTCAAACTACTCCTTTTTTCGCCTGCTTCCTTTTGTCTCTTACTTTTGATGCGGATGGCTTATTTTCTGAACACGCATTGATCATAACTATGTCTCGCCTATCGGATAAGTTGAGTTCAGTAAGTATACTTTGGACCTTCGATAATTCGGCGTCTGAAAAATACAGAATGGCTTTTATTGATTTTTTCGTATCATTAGCGGTTTCGTAGACTCCTACCTGATGCTTCAAGTTTTGTTTCAATTTCCCGTTTGAAGCGAGCTTGAATTCCACCAAAGTCTTGTCTATTTTTCCTTTGGATATTTTGAAATCGACTGGCCCTCGTCCGTTGTTTACCTCACGGTTAACGTCGTATGTTGTTGCGTACCACGTGAGGCGATACATAATTTGAAGGTCGGCCTCTCGCTGAACCGGTTTCCCTTTCAGATAAAATATTCTATAACCGTCACGGTTCTCTATCTCATTTTTCAGGAAGTGCAGACGCCTTAACGATTCCTCGAAACTATCGCCAAGTTCATAAAACTCCGTCCCCACTAAATGATTATTGACCAAACCCTGAATCTGTTCGACAAATTGAACTTCTGTTTCTCTAACTTTCAAATCACTTACTTTATGAGCCTCTTCTCCAGTGCATTCCTTATCTCTAATGTAATAATCAATTACGATAGGGTATTTTTCTATGGCATCAGTTGCAGCTGCGCGAACTTCTTCCTTCGTTGAATCATCAGAAAGTCGACGTAAGAAATAGTCGTCCACTTGTGCTCTTAATTGCTCATTGGGCAGAGCTTCATATATCTCTTGAAACCGGTCAAGGAGTTCACTGCGATTAATCCAGGCCTCATCCTTTGTTAAAATATTCTTTGGAGTGAGGAGGACATAATCTGAATTCAAATATGGAAGATCATAATTTCCACGTTTCCATCGTCTGGTACTGTAATCGAAAGTCACCCTCTCAACGGGAAAATTCTTACGGAAAGATGGATCAATGTGCTTGCGCGCAAATTTCTGGGTATATTCGAGCAAATATCCTTTTATCAAGTTCGTCGTGAAATCGCTCAGATGATCCCGGCCCACCCCATCCGCGATCAGGCAAAGTTTTTCAAGATGGCTTCCACGTGTAATTGTTTCTTTACCGAATTCGTTGAATACGCGACTCAGGTTGCGATGAAGGGAAGCGGCAAAATCTTTTCCGAGCCCGCTTCCCCTATTTCCCTGTTTGCTAAAACCAAGCCAGTTCTGACTGACCTCCGGGAATCTAAACCAACTTCCGAGCAATCCCTTATCGATCGAACCATCGGCCGAGATATCGCGCAAAAACTTCACGTATTTAATTATTTCCTCATGAAGTAAATTGTATTTGGCATCTTTACTATCAAAAAGAAGAAATGGATCGATGAACAAAGGTAAGTCGTTAATCAGCGATATATTAAAAGCCCCATATTTTTCCAGAACCTTCGATGAAACCTCAAAATAATCGGTGAAATAAATCTTGGCGCCAACTTGTATCTTTTTATTCATGTCGTTTCCCGTCCTGACTTTCTAGGCTCACTTAACAGTACAGATCATCCCCAATGCGTATGTTCTTGCTCTAGGCGGTCCCAGGCAGCGAGGACCAGGCGTTGGGTGCGGTATTCACCGAACTTGCGAGTCTCGTTGTTTTTCAGGACGCGGAAGGTTTCGCCCGGGAAATCGGGACCGAACACTTCGGACGGGTCGAGAATGTAGCGGAGATCGTCGCGGGTCAGGCCGTACAGTTTCGCGTAGAGAGCGTCGAGTTCGGCGCGAAGGAGAGCGCGGCGTTCGGGGTCCCACGGGAATGGGTCGACTGTGTACCCAAGATCCTCCGC
This window contains:
- a CDS encoding SIR2 family protein; this translates as MSDGIPKKPTDVPAGLREAAQRGTLIPFVGAGASILAGCPGWAEFADGALSHFVAHGMFTYSQLDQIKHLNPRVKLSLAMALQKEHKLPIDFRKLLHPKGRVSDDGEKLYGSLSRLGKIFVTTNYDEWLDEEIAGPGLTLGAVPNPAAPLVNRERKVIHNVNDLIPARLNQPGTVIHLHGSLLAPDDMVMTTQDYVRHYANDRLSGDTGTENRVLTFLEYLFEKKTVLFVGYGLEELEILEYVILKARRLSGTGPPEAKHFMLQGFFSHEQELMRSLKRYYLEACGIELLPYLRDHRDWRQLLEVLEAFARLVPASDPMVLQDFKEMENLLDG